One Bacillota bacterium genomic window carries:
- a CDS encoding ParB N-terminal domain-containing protein, translating to MLLFGRKNKVLSFEEERSKYPILYRRELGVHPVEVDRIVGTVGRTADMKADFQFRGIFSRERSRRVSRLMERGELNEAISVYELDGKYFVLDGHHRVGAAKKLGQEYLDADIIQLIPARSHSQVQAGKPA from the coding sequence ATGCTGCTGTTTGGTCGTAAGAACAAGGTTCTTTCGTTCGAAGAGGAAAGGTCCAAGTACCCTATTCTCTACCGCAGGGAACTTGGCGTGCATCCGGTCGAAGTTGACAGGATCGTAGGGACGGTTGGTCGTACCGCGGATATGAAGGCAGACTTCCAATTCAGAGGTATCTTCAGTAGGGAGCGGTCTCGGAGGGTCTCGCGGTTGATGGAGCGAGGCGAGCTCAACGAGGCGATCAGCGTATATGAGTTGGATGGCAAGTATTTCGTCCTCGATGGACACCATCGCGTGGGCGCGGCGAAGAAACTGGGCCAAGAATATCTGGACGCCGATATTATCCAGCTGATTCCCGCCCGATCCCACAGTCAAGTTCAGGCCGGAAAACCGGCCTGA
- a CDS encoding GIY-YIG nuclease family protein, protein MTDRRKELKEQYRQMKPEMGIFLIRSRRESVGYLEATQNLKSTINSTVFKLNFGNHPNKKLQELWKKEGEAGFTIEVLETLPYDKDESKTDYSEELAILRTIWEEKLANEDLTLC, encoded by the coding sequence TTGACCGATCGTCGTAAAGAGCTAAAAGAACAATACCGTCAGATGAAGCCGGAGATGGGTATCTTCTTGATCCGGTCTCGGCGGGAATCTGTTGGGTATTTGGAGGCCACCCAGAATTTGAAGAGTACCATCAACAGCACTGTGTTCAAGCTGAACTTTGGCAACCACCCCAACAAGAAGCTGCAGGAGCTTTGGAAAAAAGAGGGCGAGGCTGGCTTTACCATAGAAGTGTTGGAGACCCTACCCTATGACAAGGACGAGTCCAAAACCGATTACAGTGAAGAGCTGGCCATCCTCAGGACCATCTGGGAAGAGAAGCTTGCCAACGAAGACTTAACGTTGTGCTGA